One region of Roseovarius faecimaris genomic DNA includes:
- a CDS encoding extracellular solute-binding protein produces the protein MKLTKTLLATTALTVAAGAVAAQEMTIVSWGGAYSKSQKLAYHDPYSEKTGVTIINDDSSAEAVAKLRAMNEAGNITWDVVDVVAADAIRLCDEGLAMEIDADTQLAPAPDGTPASEDFGDLLVSDCFIPQIVYSTTFGYRTDMVGDTPPTDVCAVFDTETYPGKRSLEKRPINNMEWALICDGVAFEDVYDVLATEEGQNQALAKLDTIKGDVIWWNAGADTPQLLADGEVVMGSTYNGRLFSVIEEQKQPVAMLWDAQVFDLDGWIIPTGLSEERTQRALDYIYFATDTQRLADQAKYISYGPARASSAPLVGQHADLGIDMAPHMPTDPENAKRTFLYNYEFWADYRDDIDAKFQAWLAQ, from the coding sequence ATGAAACTCACCAAAACACTGCTTGCCACAACGGCGCTGACCGTTGCCGCAGGTGCGGTGGCTGCCCAGGAAATGACCATCGTGTCATGGGGTGGTGCCTATTCGAAGTCGCAAAAGCTGGCCTATCATGATCCGTATTCGGAAAAGACCGGTGTGACCATCATCAACGATGACAGCTCGGCCGAAGCCGTGGCCAAACTGCGCGCCATGAACGAAGCCGGCAACATCACCTGGGATGTGGTTGACGTGGTGGCCGCCGACGCCATCCGTCTGTGCGACGAAGGCCTGGCGATGGAAATCGACGCGGATACGCAGCTGGCCCCGGCGCCCGATGGCACCCCTGCGTCGGAAGATTTCGGTGACCTGCTGGTTTCCGACTGCTTCATTCCGCAGATCGTGTACTCGACCACCTTCGGCTATCGCACCGACATGGTGGGCGACACGCCGCCGACCGATGTCTGCGCCGTGTTCGACACCGAGACCTATCCCGGCAAGCGCAGCCTTGAGAAGCGCCCGATCAATAACATGGAATGGGCTCTGATCTGTGACGGCGTGGCGTTCGAGGATGTCTATGACGTTCTGGCCACCGAAGAAGGCCAAAACCAGGCGCTGGCCAAGCTCGACACCATCAAGGGTGACGTGATCTGGTGGAACGCCGGTGCGGACACGCCGCAGCTTCTGGCCGATGGCGAAGTTGTTATGGGCTCGACCTATAACGGCCGTCTGTTCAGCGTGATCGAAGAGCAGAAACAGCCCGTCGCCATGCTGTGGGACGCGCAGGTGTTCGACCTTGACGGCTGGATCATCCCGACCGGCCTGAGCGAAGAGCGTACCCAGCGCGCGCTGGACTACATCTACTTTGCCACCGATACCCAGCGTCTGGCGGATCAGGCCAAGTACATCTCGTACGGTCCGGCCCGTGCCTCTTCGGCGCCGCTGGTTGGTCAGCATGCCGATCTGGGCATCGACATGGCGCCGCATATGCCGACCGATCCGGAAAACGCGAAGCGGACCTTCCTCTATAACTACGAGTTCTGGGCCGACTACCGCGACGACATCGACGCCAAATTCCAGGCGTGGCTGGCGCAATAA
- a CDS encoding ABC transporter ATP-binding protein, which produces MPDTLSNDAFVEFERVQKSYDGETLVVKDLNLSMPKGEFLTMLGPSGSGKTTCLMMLAGFETATHGKILLDGVSINNIPPHKRGIGMVFQNYALFPHMTIAENLSFPLEVRKIGKSEREAKVKRALDMVEMGSFGGRRPAQLSGGQQQRVALARALVFEPELVLMDEPLGALDKQLREKMQFEITHLAHSLGITTVYVTHDQTEALTMSDRVAVFDDGRIQQIDPPDVLYENPQNSFVAQFIGENNTLEGTVKEIKDGIALVQLDDGELIDCTPVNVTAAGERTKVSIRPERVEFDKSRLKEGSHTVKAEVLEFIYMGDIFRTRLRVAGNDEFIVKTRNAPNQVRLEPGTQLEIGWQPEDCRALDA; this is translated from the coding sequence TTGCCGGATACGTTGAGCAACGATGCATTCGTTGAATTTGAGCGCGTGCAGAAAAGTTATGACGGGGAAACGCTGGTCGTCAAAGACCTGAACCTGTCGATGCCGAAGGGCGAATTTCTGACCATGTTGGGCCCGTCGGGTTCGGGCAAGACCACCTGCCTGATGATGCTCGCGGGGTTCGAGACAGCCACACACGGCAAGATCCTTCTCGACGGTGTGAGCATCAACAACATCCCGCCGCATAAGCGCGGGATCGGCATGGTGTTCCAGAACTACGCCTTGTTCCCGCATATGACGATTGCCGAGAACCTGAGCTTCCCTCTGGAAGTGCGCAAGATCGGCAAATCCGAACGCGAAGCCAAAGTGAAGCGCGCGCTGGACATGGTGGAGATGGGCTCTTTTGGCGGGCGCCGCCCGGCGCAGCTTTCGGGCGGTCAGCAACAGCGGGTCGCCCTGGCGCGGGCGCTGGTGTTCGAGCCGGAGCTGGTGCTGATGGACGAACCGCTGGGCGCGCTCGACAAGCAGCTGCGCGAGAAGATGCAGTTCGAGATCACCCATCTGGCGCATAGCCTGGGCATCACGACGGTGTATGTGACCCACGACCAGACCGAGGCGCTGACCATGTCGGACCGCGTTGCGGTGTTTGACGATGGCCGCATTCAGCAGATCGACCCGCCCGACGTCCTGTATGAGAACCCGCAGAACAGTTTCGTCGCGCAGTTCATCGGTGAAAACAACACCCTGGAAGGCACGGTGAAAGAGATCAAGGATGGTATTGCACTTGTGCAGCTTGACGATGGCGAGTTGATCGACTGTACGCCGGTCAATGTCACCGCAGCAGGTGAGCGCACCAAGGTGTCGATCCGTCCCGAGCGCGTGGAGTTTGACAAGTCGCGGCTCAAGGAAGGCTCGCACACGGTCAAGGCCGAGGTGCTGGAGTTCATCTATATGGGCGACATTTTCCGGACGCGGCTGAGGGTGGCGGGCAATGACGAGTTTATCGTCAAGACCCGGAACGCGCCCAATCAGGTGCGGCTGGAACCCGGCACGCAGCTTGAGATCGGCTGGCAGCCGGAAGACTGCCGGGCGCTGGATGCATAA
- a CDS encoding aspartate aminotransferase family protein: MLRNDQLEQWDRDNFFHPSTHLAEFARGELAQRVITGGTGCHIEDRDGNRMLDAFAGLYCVNVGYGRQDIAEAMAEQAKELAYYHAYVGHGTEASITLAKMILDRAPGHMSKVYFGLSGSDANETNIKLIWYYNNILGRPEKKKIISRWRGYHGSGLMTGSLTGLELFHKKFDLPLSQVIHTEAPYYFRRADLGQSEAQFVAHCVAELEALIAREGADTIAAFIGEPVLGTGGIVPPPEGYWAAIQEVLERHDILLVADEVVTGFGRLGTMFGSEHYGLKPDLITIAKGLTSAYAPLSGSIVSEKMWSVLEQGTDENGPIGHGWTYSAHPVGAAAGVANLKLLDELNLIQNAGEVGAYLNTQMGAALEAHPHVGEVRGEGMLCAVEFVKDKESRSFFDAGDKVGPRIAAALAGEGVIARAMPQGDILGFAPPFCLSREEADEVVAKTAKAVTAVLG, from the coding sequence ATGCTGAGAAATGACCAGTTGGAGCAATGGGACCGTGATAATTTCTTTCATCCCTCCACGCATCTGGCGGAATTCGCGCGGGGTGAACTGGCGCAAAGGGTGATCACCGGCGGCACGGGCTGTCATATCGAGGACCGCGACGGCAACCGGATGCTCGATGCCTTTGCCGGGCTGTATTGTGTGAATGTGGGCTATGGCCGTCAGGACATTGCCGAGGCGATGGCCGAGCAGGCGAAGGAGCTGGCCTATTACCACGCCTATGTCGGGCACGGAACCGAGGCCTCCATCACGCTGGCCAAGATGATCCTCGACCGCGCGCCGGGGCATATGAGCAAGGTCTATTTCGGTCTTTCCGGGTCGGATGCGAACGAGACCAACATCAAGCTGATCTGGTATTACAACAACATCCTCGGACGGCCCGAGAAGAAGAAGATCATCAGCCGCTGGCGGGGCTATCACGGCTCGGGGCTGATGACCGGATCGCTGACCGGGCTGGAGCTGTTTCACAAGAAATTCGATCTGCCGCTGAGCCAGGTGATCCATACCGAGGCCCCGTATTACTTCCGCCGTGCCGATTTGGGGCAGAGCGAAGCGCAGTTCGTGGCGCATTGCGTGGCCGAGCTGGAGGCGCTGATCGCACGCGAGGGAGCGGATACGATTGCCGCTTTCATCGGTGAGCCGGTGCTGGGCACGGGCGGGATCGTGCCGCCGCCGGAAGGATACTGGGCGGCGATTCAGGAGGTGCTGGAGCGTCACGATATCCTGCTCGTCGCCGATGAGGTGGTCACCGGGTTTGGCCGCCTTGGCACGATGTTCGGCTCGGAGCATTACGGGCTGAAGCCTGACCTGATCACCATCGCCAAGGGGCTGACCTCGGCCTATGCGCCGCTGTCCGGGTCGATCGTGAGCGAGAAGATGTGGAGCGTGCTGGAGCAGGGCACCGATGAGAATGGCCCGATTGGCCATGGCTGGACCTATTCGGCGCATCCCGTAGGCGCGGCGGCAGGCGTGGCCAACCTCAAGCTGCTGGATGAGCTGAACCTGATCCAGAACGCGGGCGAGGTGGGCGCCTATCTCAACACGCAGATGGGCGCGGCGCTGGAGGCGCATCCGCATGTGGGCGAGGTGCGCGGCGAGGGGATGCTGTGTGCCGTGGAGTTCGTGAAGGACAAGGAGAGCCGGAGCTTCTTTGATGCGGGCGACAAGGTGGGGCCGCGGATTGCTGCGGCGCTGGCCGGTGAAGGGGTGATCGCGCGGGCAATGCCGCAGGGGGATATCCTGGGTTTTGCGCCACCGTTCTGCCTGAGTCGCGAAGAGGCCGATGAGGTCGTTGCGAAGACCGCCAAGGCCGTAACAGCCGTGTTGGGGTAG
- a CDS encoding Lrp/AsnC family transcriptional regulator — protein sequence MKLDARDIAILKVLSGDGRITNADLAAKVGLSASPCWERVRRLERAGLIEGYGARIALKKLGPAITVFVTVELTDHTAQAFRVFERHIERVPEVTACWALGGGFDYLMQVITRDIDAYQVLMDTLLDADVGLARYFTYVVTKPVKGPGGPPFEVLIG from the coding sequence ATGAAGCTGGATGCACGGGATATCGCCATTCTCAAGGTCCTGTCCGGGGACGGGCGGATCACGAATGCCGATCTGGCGGCGAAGGTGGGCTTGTCAGCCAGCCCCTGCTGGGAACGGGTGCGGAGGCTGGAGCGCGCGGGGCTGATCGAAGGCTACGGCGCGCGGATCGCGCTGAAAAAGCTCGGGCCCGCGATCACCGTTTTCGTGACGGTGGAACTGACCGACCACACGGCGCAGGCCTTTCGGGTGTTCGAGCGGCATATTGAACGCGTGCCGGAGGTCACGGCCTGTTGGGCGCTGGGCGGCGGGTTTGACTATCTCATGCAGGTGATCACCCGCGATATTGATGCCTATCAGGTGCTGATGGATACGCTGCTGGATGCCGATGTGGGGCTGGCGCGGTATTTCACCTATGTGGTGACCAAGCCTGTGAAAGGGCCCGGCGGGCCGCCCTTTGAGGTTTTGATCGGATAA